The Streptomyces durmitorensis genome contains the following window.
ACACGATCCTCGTCTACCCGCTGATCTTCACCTTCCTGCCGCGCCTGTGGTCGGTGTCGCACAAGCACGGATACGTGACCACCTCGGACTTCGTGCGCGGGCGCTTCGGCTCCAAGGGGCTCTCCCTTGCCGTCGCGGTCACCGGCATCCTCGCCACGATGCCGTACATCGCGCTCCAACTGGTCGGCATCCAGGCCGTCCTCGACGTCATGGGCGTCGGCGGCGGTCCGGACACGAACTGGTTCATCAAGGACCTGCCGCTCCTGATCGCGTTCGCGGTGCTCGCCGCGTACACGTACTCGTCGGGTCTGCGCGCCCCCGCGCTGATCGCGTTCGTGAAGGACGGCCTGATCTACCTCGTCATCGCCGTCGCGATCATCTACATCCCGATCAAGCTCGGCGGCTTCGACGAGATCTTCCAGGCGGCGAACGACAAGTTCTCGTCGGCGAACGAGGCGGCGGGCAAGCCCGTCGCGGGTCTCGCGCCGGGCCACGCGGGTCAGTGGACCTACGCCACGCTCGCGCTCGGCTCCGCGCTCGCGCTGTTCATGTACCCGCACTCGATCACGGCGACGCTCTCCTCCAAGAGCCGCAACGTGATCCGCCGCAACACCACGATCCTGCCGCTCTACTCGCTGATGCTGGGCCTGCTCGCGCTGCTCGGCTTCATGGCGATCGCGGCCGGGGTCAAGGTCGAGAACGGGCAGCTGGCGATCCCGCAGCTGTTCGAGACGATGTTCCCCGACTGGTTCACCGGCGTCGCGTTCGCGGCGATCGGCATCGGCGCGCTCGTGCCGGCCGCCATCATGTCCATCGCGGCCGCGAATCTCTTCACCAGGAACATCTACAAGGACTTCATCAAGCCGGACGCGACACCCGCGCAGGAGACCAAGGTCTCCAAGCTGGTCTCGCTCCTGGTGAAGGTCGGCGCGCTCGCCTTCGTCCTCACCATGGACAAGACGGTCGCGATCAACTTCCAGCTCCTGGGCGGCATCTGGATCCTGCAGACCATGCCCGCGCTGGTCGGCGGCCTGTTCACACGGTGGTTCCACCGCTGGGCGCTGCTCGCGGGCTGGGCGGTCGGCATGGTCTACGGCACGGTCGCCGCGTACGGCGTCGCCTCGCCGACGCAGAAGCACTTCGGCGGCTCGTCCGACGAGATTCCCGGCATCGGCGAGATCGGCTACATCGGCCTCACGGCGTTCGTCCTGAACGTGGTGGTCACCGTGGTCATGACCTTCGTCCTGCGCGCCATGAAGGCCCCTGACGGCATCGACGAGACCTCTCCCGGGGACTACACCGCGGACGCGGGCGACCCGGGTGTCGTTGAGGAGCTGCCGCCGGCCACGGCCGGGGCGCCTGCCGGGCACTGAGCCTCTCCCCCACACCGATCAGCACGCCAGGCGGGCCGCCGGAGGAATCCGGCGGCCCGCACTTGTGTGTGTGGTACGCAGTGCCGACACAAGATGTGGGGCTGCTTCTCAGAGCCAGCACAAGATGTATGCTCGTGCTCGCTGTCGCCGCAGGGGAATCCGGTGCAAGTCCGGAACTGTCCCGCAACGGTGTATGAGTACGCATTTGTCGTGCCCACGAGTCCGAAGACCTGTCGACAGCGCACCCGTTCCGACCGGTCCGGGTGCCAACGACGTCCGGGCCTCGTGGAATGGGCTGGTGGACGCGGAGCACAGCCCTGCCCTGGGCGCGCCCGTGCGTCACCTTCCCCTCCCCAAGGCTCTGAGCCGAGCGAGGGAGTGCTCCACGTGACCATCGCGCCAGCCGAACCTGCGTCAGCGCAGACCACCGACGGTCAGCAGACCGCCGACGGCCCAGGAACCGCGCTGCTGCGTACCCTGACCGAACTCACCGTCGACCTCCCCGACGCCGACCCCGGCCGCGTCGCCGCCGCCGCGCTGCGTGGGCGTTCGGCCCGAGCGGATCTGGCGGAGCTGCGGGAGCTGGCTACCGAGGCCGCAGCCGGTCTCATCTCCGAGGACCCGACGTACTCGCAGCTCGCGGCCAGGCTGCTCAGCCTCAGCATCCGTGACGAGGCCGCGTCGCAGGGCGTGCGCTCCTTCTCGGACTCGGTCGCCGTGGGGCACCGCGAGGGCCTGATCGCGGACCGCACCGCCGCGTTCGTCACCGACCACGCGGAGCACCTCGACACTCTCGTGGAGGCGGCGCTTCAGGACGGCGCCGACTTCCGCTTCGGCTACTTCGGCCTGCGCACCCTGCACAGCCGCTATCTCCTGCGCCACCCGATCACCCGGCATGTCATCGAGACCCCGCAGCACTTCATGCTGCGCGTGGCGAGCGGCCTGGCAGAGGACGGCAGTACGCGCTCGGTGGACGAAGTCGCCGCCCTGTACCGCCTGATGAGCCGCCTGGACTACCTGCCGTCCTCGCCGACGCTCTTCAACTCCGGCACCCGCCACCCGCAGATGTCCTCCTGCTACCTCCTCGACTCCCCGCTGGACGAGCTGGACTCCATCTACGACCGCTACCACCAGGTCGCCCGCCTCTCCAAGCACGCGGGCGGCATCGGCCTCTCGTACTCCCGCATCCGCGCCCGCGGTTCACTGATCCGCGGCACGAACGGCCACTCCAACGGCATCGTCCCGTTCCTCAAGACCCTGGACGCCTCCGTCGCCGCCGTGAACCAGGGCGGCCGCCGCAAGGGCGCCGCCGCGGTCTACCTGGAGACGTGGCACTCCGACATCGAGGAGTTCCTGGAGCTGCGCGACAACACGGGTGAGGACCAGCGGCGCACGCACAACCTCAACCTCGCGCACTGGATCCCGGACGAGTTCATGCGCCGGGTCGCCGCGAGCCAGGACTGGTCGCTGTTCTCGCCGGCCGACGTGCCCGAGCTGGTCGACCTGTGGGGCGACGAGTTCGACGCCGCCTACCGCAAGGCCGAGGCGGACGGGCTCGCCCGCAAGACCATCCCGGCCCGTGACCTGTACGGCCGCATGATGCGCACTCTCGCGCAGACCGGCAACGGCTGGATGACGTTCAAGGACGCCGCCAACCGCACCGCCAACCAGACGGCGGAGCCCGGCCACACGGTCCACTCCTCCAACCTCTGCACGGAGATCCTGGAGGTGACGGACGACGGGGAGACGGCCGTCTGCAACCTCGGTTCGGTGAACCTCGGCGCCTTCGTGGACACCGCCGCCGGTGACATCGACTGGGAGCGGCTCGACGAGACCGTCCGTACCGCCGTCACGTTCCTCGACCGCGTCGTCGACATCAACTTCTACCCGACCGAGCAGGCCGGACGCTCCAACGCCAGGTGGCGTCCGGTGGGCCTGGGCGCCATGGGGCTTCAGGACGTCTTCTTCCAGCTGAAGCTGCCCTTCGACTCCCCCGCGGCGCGCGCCCTCTCGACGCGCATCGCCGAGCGGATCATGCTCGCCGCGTACGAGGCGTCCGCCGACCTGGCAGAGCGCAACGGTCCGCTCCCCGCCTGGGAGAAGACCCGCACCGCGCGCGGTGTCCTGCACCCCGACCACTACGGCGTCGAGCCGGCCTGGCCGGAGCGCTGGGCCGCGCTGCGGGAACGCATCGCCGTGACCGGCATGCGCAACTCGCTCCTCCTGGCGATCGCGCCGACCGCCACGATCGCGTCCATCGCGGGCGTGTACGAGTGCATCGAGCCGCAGGTCTCCAACCTGTTCAAGCGCGAGACGCTGAGCGGTGAATTCCTCCAGGTCAACGCCTACTTGGTGCAGGAGCTCAAGCGGCTCGGCGTCTGGGACGCGCAGACCCGTGAGGCGCTGCGCGAGGCCAACGGCTCGGTGCAGGGCTTCAGCTGGATCCCCGCCGAGGTGCGCGAGCTCTACCGCACCGCGTGGGAGATCCCGCAGCGCGGCCTGATCGACATGGCCGCCGCGCGCACGCCGTTCCTGGACCAGGCGCAGTCCCTGAACCTGTTCCTGGAGACGCCGACCATCGGCAAGCTCTCCTCGATGTACGCGTACGCCTGGCAGCAGGGTCTGAAGACCACGTACTACCTGCGCTCGCGCCCCGCGACCCGGATCGCCCGCGCGGCGGCCGGCCGCACCGAGGCCGCCGAGCCCACCCCCGCCCCCGTACCTGCGCAGGCATCGGCCGAAGAGGCCGTCGCCTGCTCCCTGGAAAACCCCGAGTCCTGCGAGGCCTGCCAGTAATGAGCTCCACCACCAACGCCGAGAAGAACCTCCTCGACCCGGGCTTCGAGCTGACCCTGCGTCCCATGCGCTACCCGGACTTCTACGAGCGCTACCGGGACGCGATCAAGAACACCTGGACCGTCGAGGAGGTCGACCTCCACTCGGACGTCGCCGACCTCGCCAAGCTCTCGCCCGGCGAGCAGCACATGATCGGCCGTCTGGTCGCGTTCTTCGCGACCGGCGACTCGATCGTCTCCAACAACCTCGTGCTCACGCTCTACAAGCACATCAACTCCCCCGAGGCACGGCTCTACTTGAGCCGCCAGCTCTTCGAGGAGGCCGTGCACGTCCAGTTCTATCTGACGCTGCTCGACACCTATCTGCCCGACCCGGACGACCGCGCCGCCGCGTTCGACGCGGTCGAGGAGATCCCCTCCATCCGCGAGAAGGCCGAGTTCTGCTTCCGGTGGATGGACTCCGTCGAGAAGATGGACCGCCTGGAGTCCAAGGCCGACCGGCGCCGCTTCCTGCTGAACCTGATCTGCTTCGCCGCGTGCATCGAGGGGCTCTTCTTCTACGGTGCCTTCGCCTACGTCTACTGGTTCCGCTCGCGCGGTCTGCTGCACGGCCTGGCGACCGGCACGAACTGGGTCTTCCGCGACGAGACGATGCACATGAGCTTCGCCTTCGACGTCGTCGACACCGTCCGCAAGGAGGAGCCCGAGCTCTTCGACGACGCGCTGCAGACGCAGGTCACGGACATGCTCAAGGAGGCCGTCGAGGCCGAGCTGCAGTTCGCGCGCGACCTGTGCGGTGAGGGCCTGCCCGGCATGAACACCGACTCCATGCGCGAATACCTGCAGTGCGTCGCCGACCAGCGGCTCCAGCGCCTGGGCTTCGCGCCGGTCTACGGCTCGTCAAACCCGTTCTCGTTCATGGAGCTCCAGGGTGTCCAGGAGCTGACCAACTTCTTCGAGCGGCGTCCTTCGGCCTACCAGGTCGCGGTCGAGGGTTCGGTCTCCTTCGACGACGAGTTCTAGGCCGTCCGACTGCCGTGAGCTGCGCGGGGAACGGGGGGCCTCGCGCAGCTCGCGGTCGATCCGGCGGTCGTGGACGTACCCGACGAGCGAGGGTGCGGCCAGCAGGAGGAGGACGGTCAGGACGGTCGCGTAATCCAGGAATGCGTTCATGTCCTCACTGTCCTGCGCGCCGGACGGTGGCGTCAGTGGCAGGACTGCCACACACCATCGACTTACTGCCAGTCCTGCGGCACACTGGCGGACATGCTGAAGGCAGACACTCTGAAGAACGTGGCCGCCGTACTGCTCGACGGCGTGAATCCCTTCGAACTCGGCGTGGTCTGCGAGGTGTTCGGCCTCGACCGGAGCGACGAGGGCCTTCCCGTGTACGACTTCGCGGTGGTCGCCGGTGAGAGCGGACCCCTGAGCAATCACGCGGGGTTCACGATCACCACTCCGTACGGCATCGACCGGCTCGAAGAGGCCGATCTCATCGCCGTGCCCGCGGGCCAGTCGTTCGTGGACCGCGACTACCCCGAGGACCTGCTCGCCGCCCTGCGCCGCGCGGTGGACCGCGGTGCCCGCGTCCTCTCCGTCTGCTCCGGCGTCTTCGTGCTCGGCGCCGCGGGCCTGCTCGACGGCCGCCGCTGCGCCGTGCACTGGCAGCACGCCACGGAGCTCGCGGTGCGCTATCCGCGCGCCCGCGTCGAGCCCGACGTCCTGTACGTGGACGAGAGCCCGGTGATCACATCGGCGGGCACCGCCGCCGGCATCGACGCCTGTCTGCACATCGTGCGCCAGGCACACGGCACCGAGGTCGCCAACGCCATCGCCCGGCGCATGGTCGTACCGCCCCACCGCGACGGCGGCCAGGCCCAGTTCGTGGCGCGCCCGCTGCCGCGCACGGCCTGCGACACCGTGGGCGGGGTGCTCGCCTGGATGGAGCGCCATCTGGACACGGACATCACCGTCGAGAAGCTCGCCGAGCGCGCGCACATGTCGCCGCGCACCTTCGCGCGCCGCTTCCAGCAGGAGACCGGCACCACGCCCTACCGCTGGCTCCTGCGCCAACGGGTGCTCCTGGCGCAGGAGTTGCTCGAAGGGTCGGACGAGACGGTGGACGCCATCGCCGGGCGTGCCGGTTTCGGCAACGCCGCGGCGATGCGTCACCAGTTCCTGCGGGCGCTCGGCACCACACCGAACGCCTACCGCCGCACGTTCCGCGGCCCCGCCGTCAGCGCTTCTCGACCCGAAGGACGAGCTTCTTCGGCTGCAGCGTGATGCCGATCTTCGTGTCGGCGTCGGTCTCCGGGACCGGCGCCAGGTGCCACTTCGGGGCCACCGTCGCCAGGATGATGGCGAG
Protein-coding sequences here:
- a CDS encoding helix-turn-helix domain-containing protein, whose product is MLKADTLKNVAAVLLDGVNPFELGVVCEVFGLDRSDEGLPVYDFAVVAGESGPLSNHAGFTITTPYGIDRLEEADLIAVPAGQSFVDRDYPEDLLAALRRAVDRGARVLSVCSGVFVLGAAGLLDGRRCAVHWQHATELAVRYPRARVEPDVLYVDESPVITSAGTAAGIDACLHIVRQAHGTEVANAIARRMVVPPHRDGGQAQFVARPLPRTACDTVGGVLAWMERHLDTDITVEKLAERAHMSPRTFARRFQQETGTTPYRWLLRQRVLLAQELLEGSDETVDAIAGRAGFGNAAAMRHQFLRALGTTPNAYRRTFRGPAVSASRPEGRASSAAA
- a CDS encoding ribonucleotide-diphosphate reductase subunit beta — encoded protein: MSSTTNAEKNLLDPGFELTLRPMRYPDFYERYRDAIKNTWTVEEVDLHSDVADLAKLSPGEQHMIGRLVAFFATGDSIVSNNLVLTLYKHINSPEARLYLSRQLFEEAVHVQFYLTLLDTYLPDPDDRAAAFDAVEEIPSIREKAEFCFRWMDSVEKMDRLESKADRRRFLLNLICFAACIEGLFFYGAFAYVYWFRSRGLLHGLATGTNWVFRDETMHMSFAFDVVDTVRKEEPELFDDALQTQVTDMLKEAVEAELQFARDLCGEGLPGMNTDSMREYLQCVADQRLQRLGFAPVYGSSNPFSFMELQGVQELTNFFERRPSAYQVAVEGSVSFDDEF
- the mctP gene encoding monocarboxylate uptake permease MctP — protein: MNELAADTGGVNGIALAVFIFFFAAVTAMGFLAARWRKAETESLDEWGLGGRSFGTWVTWFLLGGDLYTAYTFVAVPAAIYAAGAAGFFAVPYTILVYPLIFTFLPRLWSVSHKHGYVTTSDFVRGRFGSKGLSLAVAVTGILATMPYIALQLVGIQAVLDVMGVGGGPDTNWFIKDLPLLIAFAVLAAYTYSSGLRAPALIAFVKDGLIYLVIAVAIIYIPIKLGGFDEIFQAANDKFSSANEAAGKPVAGLAPGHAGQWTYATLALGSALALFMYPHSITATLSSKSRNVIRRNTTILPLYSLMLGLLALLGFMAIAAGVKVENGQLAIPQLFETMFPDWFTGVAFAAIGIGALVPAAIMSIAAANLFTRNIYKDFIKPDATPAQETKVSKLVSLLVKVGALAFVLTMDKTVAINFQLLGGIWILQTMPALVGGLFTRWFHRWALLAGWAVGMVYGTVAAYGVASPTQKHFGGSSDEIPGIGEIGYIGLTAFVLNVVVTVVMTFVLRAMKAPDGIDETSPGDYTADAGDPGVVEELPPATAGAPAGH
- a CDS encoding ribonucleoside-diphosphate reductase subunit alpha; this encodes MTIAPAEPASAQTTDGQQTADGPGTALLRTLTELTVDLPDADPGRVAAAALRGRSARADLAELRELATEAAAGLISEDPTYSQLAARLLSLSIRDEAASQGVRSFSDSVAVGHREGLIADRTAAFVTDHAEHLDTLVEAALQDGADFRFGYFGLRTLHSRYLLRHPITRHVIETPQHFMLRVASGLAEDGSTRSVDEVAALYRLMSRLDYLPSSPTLFNSGTRHPQMSSCYLLDSPLDELDSIYDRYHQVARLSKHAGGIGLSYSRIRARGSLIRGTNGHSNGIVPFLKTLDASVAAVNQGGRRKGAAAVYLETWHSDIEEFLELRDNTGEDQRRTHNLNLAHWIPDEFMRRVAASQDWSLFSPADVPELVDLWGDEFDAAYRKAEADGLARKTIPARDLYGRMMRTLAQTGNGWMTFKDAANRTANQTAEPGHTVHSSNLCTEILEVTDDGETAVCNLGSVNLGAFVDTAAGDIDWERLDETVRTAVTFLDRVVDINFYPTEQAGRSNARWRPVGLGAMGLQDVFFQLKLPFDSPAARALSTRIAERIMLAAYEASADLAERNGPLPAWEKTRTARGVLHPDHYGVEPAWPERWAALRERIAVTGMRNSLLLAIAPTATIASIAGVYECIEPQVSNLFKRETLSGEFLQVNAYLVQELKRLGVWDAQTREALREANGSVQGFSWIPAEVRELYRTAWEIPQRGLIDMAAARTPFLDQAQSLNLFLETPTIGKLSSMYAYAWQQGLKTTYYLRSRPATRIARAAAGRTEAAEPTPAPVPAQASAEEAVACSLENPESCEACQ